The following are encoded in a window of Chloracidobacterium sp. genomic DNA:
- a CDS encoding SMP-30/gluconolactonase/LRE family protein, with the protein MLKRRTILTAPAVFALCWLWTTPLYAEGTAFWEVTRKEDYLAGRLVGLSVSDNGILRVAPTPKLVGDTQQPFALCSLLVGGEVYIGTGHDGKLFRVGADGATKLVADFEELDVTALATDGKGSVFAATSPEGKIYELTGEKGFRVVYDPPEKYIWAMGCLADGTLVYATGAKGGVFALARGATAVKSLLTTDEFNVTALATAADGAIWVGTDPGGLVIRIAPDGRATAVFDAPSREIRRLVLSPDGTVFALGIGEGKPAASGGGSSGTATETTASEGEGGGAGALRPASGGTTLYRLEMDGRQTAVWTATDTATVLLRRPDGLLVGLGSNTTGGQGRLFLVAPDGRATLVGTVEEERIAAVEASAGDTLYIVTSGLAKLYRLSASAQDEGIFTSAVQDAKAVVEAWGRIVVEGTGEIFVQTRTGNTQTPGALWSEWSAETPAPGGMIASPKARFLQWRLRLKPGAEVTAVRAAYLPKNLAPTISSFAVLPVGVALQEAVVPPPDPGVMTSGLDPAQFGVVVNQPPRKVFQRGARTLQWQAEDKNGDTLTYRLSYRLRGQTAWRPLADKLRNPFFVIAPEALPDGTYEFQLEVSDGASNPPALALTASQVLSPVVITNSLPKITFSPVVVAAKESKLRVEIVTTTAPLKSVEASFNGDDWTLIYPDDLVLDAPREVFTLTYQNLAPGEYLVSVRVLDAALHTTSEKFVLVVKP; encoded by the coding sequence ATGCTGAAACGAAGAACGATCCTCACCGCTCCGGCGGTTTTTGCGTTGTGCTGGTTGTGGACGACGCCCCTCTACGCCGAGGGGACGGCGTTTTGGGAGGTGACCCGCAAGGAGGACTATCTGGCGGGACGGTTGGTGGGGTTATCTGTGTCTGATAACGGTATTTTGCGCGTGGCACCGACGCCGAAGCTGGTCGGCGATACGCAACAGCCCTTTGCCCTCTGTAGCCTGTTGGTCGGCGGCGAGGTCTATATCGGCACAGGCCATGACGGCAAGCTGTTTAGAGTCGGCGCGGACGGTGCAACGAAGCTCGTCGCTGATTTTGAAGAGCTGGACGTGACGGCGTTGGCGACGGACGGCAAGGGCAGCGTGTTTGCTGCGACCTCGCCAGAGGGGAAGATTTACGAGTTGACCGGCGAGAAGGGGTTTCGCGTGGTGTACGACCCACCGGAGAAGTACATCTGGGCGATGGGTTGCCTGGCGGACGGAACGCTCGTCTATGCGACCGGCGCGAAAGGCGGCGTCTTTGCGCTTGCTCGCGGGGCGACGGCCGTCAAATCACTGCTGACGACGGATGAGTTCAACGTCACGGCGCTGGCAACGGCGGCGGACGGGGCGATCTGGGTAGGGACGGATCCCGGTGGGTTAGTCATTCGGATTGCACCCGACGGCAGGGCGACGGCGGTGTTTGACGCGCCATCCCGTGAAATCCGGCGGCTGGTGTTGTCGCCCGACGGTACGGTGTTTGCGCTGGGGATTGGGGAAGGGAAACCAGCGGCGTCCGGGGGCGGGAGTTCGGGGACGGCGACGGAGACAACGGCGAGTGAGGGTGAAGGTGGCGGCGCAGGGGCGTTGCGTCCGGCGTCCGGGGGAACAACGCTCTACCGGCTAGAGATGGACGGACGCCAAACTGCCGTCTGGACGGCGACTGATACGGCGACCGTCCTGCTGCGCCGGCCGGACGGCCTGTTGGTCGGGTTGGGAAGCAACACGACTGGCGGGCAGGGGCGGCTATTTTTGGTGGCGCCCGACGGGCGGGCGACGTTGGTGGGGACAGTTGAGGAAGAGCGGATTGCGGCGGTGGAAGCCAGCGCCGGTGACACGCTCTACATTGTCACCAGCGGTCTGGCGAAGCTCTACCGGCTGAGCGCCTCGGCGCAGGACGAGGGGATATTTACGTCGGCCGTACAGGACGCGAAGGCGGTGGTGGAGGCGTGGGGGCGGATTGTCGTCGAGGGGACGGGTGAGATTTTTGTGCAAACGCGAACAGGCAACACCCAGACGCCGGGCGCGTTGTGGAGCGAGTGGTCGGCGGAGACGCCGGCGCCGGGGGGCATGATTGCCAGTCCGAAGGCGCGGTTTTTGCAGTGGCGCTTAAGGCTGAAGCCGGGCGCGGAAGTGACGGCGGTGCGCGCAGCGTACCTGCCGAAAAATCTTGCACCGACGATCTCTTCTTTTGCTGTGTTGCCGGTTGGGGTTGCGTTGCAGGAAGCGGTTGTCCCGCCGCCCGATCCCGGCGTGATGACTTCCGGCCTCGATCCGGCGCAATTCGGCGTGGTGGTCAACCAGCCGCCGCGCAAGGTTTTTCAACGCGGGGCGCGGACGCTGCAATGGCAGGCCGAGGACAAAAACGGGGATACGCTGACCTACCGGTTGTCGTACCGATTACGCGGTCAAACGGCGTGGAGGCCGCTGGCCGACAAGCTGCGCAATCCGTTCTTTGTGATTGCGCCGGAGGCGCTGCCGGATGGGACATATGAGTTTCAGCTTGAGGTGAGCGACGGCGCTTCCAACCCGCCGGCGTTGGCGCTGACCGCCTCGCAGGTGTTGTCGCCGGTGGTGATTACGAACTCCCTTCCGAAGATCACCTTTTCGCCCGTCGTCGTCGCCGCAAAGGAGTCGAAGCTGCGGGTGGAGATTGTAACGACGACGGCGCCGCTCAAGTCGGTTGAGGCGTCGTTCAACGGCGACGACTGGACGCTGATCTATCCCGACGACTTGGTTTTGGACGCGCCGCGTGAGGTGTTCACCTTGACTTACCAAAACCTTGCGCCGGGTGAGTATCTGGTTTCGGTACGGGTGTTGGACGCCGCGTTGCACACGACGAGCGAAAAGTTTGTGCTGGTGGTCAAGCCGTGA
- the ssb gene encoding single-stranded DNA-binding protein, giving the protein MSFNKIIIYGHLGRDPEMRYTTQGVPVCTFSVATSERKKGQGDAEPTETTTWFRVTAWRNLAETAHKFLKKGSPVYIEGRLAAREWTDNEGVKRMTLEVTATELHLVGSRSDGDGRTERPVGAASEAVPEDTVEDSDVPF; this is encoded by the coding sequence ATGTCGTTCAACAAAATCATTATTTACGGCCATTTGGGCCGCGACCCGGAAATGCGCTACACCACGCAGGGCGTTCCGGTCTGCACCTTCTCAGTCGCCACCAGCGAGCGGAAGAAGGGGCAGGGCGACGCCGAACCGACGGAAACTACAACCTGGTTTCGCGTCACGGCCTGGCGCAATCTGGCTGAAACGGCGCATAAGTTCCTCAAAAAGGGCAGCCCTGTGTACATCGAGGGGCGGCTGGCGGCGCGGGAGTGGACCGACAACGAAGGCGTCAAACGCATGACGCTGGAAGTCACCGCAACGGAGCTGCATCTAGTGGGCAGCCGCAGCGACGGAGATGGCCGAACAGAACGGCCAGTCGGCGCGGCCAGCGAAGCCGTGCCGGAAGACACTGTCGAGGACAGCGACGTTCCCTTCTAA
- a CDS encoding phosphoenolpyruvate carboxylase, which produces MTIPIASSALADLARAERDYRFLVECFREVLEETGESTLVTALSVRDGVLPPPEQHERFVRVCSIVFQLLNMAEENAAAQNRRALEASAGCAAEPGLWGAALRRAQTLGEDAAAIAARLPTIHVEPVLTAHPTEAKRATVLEHHRRLYLLLVKLENSVWTPNERRAIRADIKRELERLWRTGEIYLEKPTVADELRNVLHYLTTTLPEAVGWLDRRLLEAWDELGLDAAMRPTDPAQWPRLTFGTWVGGDRDGHPLVTPEITRETLLTLRRTAIALLRRRLTDLAARLSLSDHHRTPPDDLRVFLHEAEAADDPALRAALARNPYESWRQAVNVMLARLPNDDAPAEAARTLYHTAAELAADLRRLGAALCAVGARRLCEGDVWPVLRLVDVFGFHLAVLDIRQNSAMHERAVGELLAAAGGDSDYAAWDEARRLAFWNEELTRARPFAHPDAPLGDAARTVVGALRVAAEHGKTYGWDGLGALIVSMTRSTSDLLAVYGLAREAGLTVTTPDGLVCPLPVVPLFETLDDLTRSPDILKAFLTHPMTQRSLAWRHRADRPPTQQVMIGYSDSNKDAGPIASLWALYRAQERLAEVGRAHGVAIRFFHGRGGTPSRGAGPTHRFLSALPPRAVSGELRLTEQGETISQKYANLITATYELELLVAGMFEAVTVARRTPLATPHPLEGVLDDLARYGRDAYQALLRQPGFLAFFTHATPLDAIEASRIGSRPARRTGQRTLADLRAIPWVFSWSQARFFLPGWYGVGTALETLATSDPARFAALRRDALQWYPTRLLLMNVGSQLLLADAAWMQAYAELVPDATVRADILGSILAEFDRTRRWVETVFGAPLAERRQRTALTMQLRRAGLDALHRRQIELLKVWRDGGVQDNGARREACLRDLLLTVNAISSGLKSTG; this is translated from the coding sequence ATGACCATCCCTATCGCTTCCTCCGCGCTGGCCGACCTAGCGCGCGCCGAACGCGATTACCGCTTTCTGGTTGAGTGCTTCCGCGAGGTGCTCGAAGAAACCGGCGAGTCGACGCTCGTGACGGCGCTGTCAGTCCGCGACGGCGTCCTGCCGCCGCCCGAACAACACGAACGATTCGTCCGAGTTTGCTCTATTGTGTTCCAACTGCTCAACATGGCTGAGGAGAACGCCGCCGCCCAAAATCGCCGCGCGCTCGAAGCCAGCGCTGGCTGTGCCGCCGAACCGGGGCTGTGGGGCGCGGCGCTCCGCCGGGCGCAGACCCTCGGTGAAGACGCCGCCGCCATCGCCGCACGCCTCCCCACCATTCACGTCGAGCCGGTCCTCACCGCGCACCCAACCGAAGCCAAACGGGCGACCGTCCTCGAACACCACCGGCGGTTGTATCTGTTGCTCGTCAAGCTCGAAAACTCCGTCTGGACGCCCAACGAACGCCGCGCCATCCGCGCCGACATCAAACGCGAACTCGAACGCCTGTGGCGGACTGGCGAAATCTACCTCGAAAAACCGACCGTCGCCGACGAACTGCGCAACGTCCTGCACTACCTGACGACGACGCTTCCCGAAGCCGTCGGATGGCTCGACCGGCGATTGCTGGAAGCTTGGGACGAACTCGGTCTGGACGCCGCCATGCGTCCAACCGACCCGGCGCAGTGGCCGCGCCTGACGTTCGGGACGTGGGTCGGCGGCGACCGCGACGGCCACCCGCTTGTCACGCCCGAAATCACCCGCGAGACACTTCTCACCTTACGCCGAACAGCTATCGCCCTGCTGCGCCGCCGGTTGACCGACCTGGCTGCGCGCCTGAGCCTGTCCGACCACCATCGGACGCCGCCGGACGACTTGCGCGTCTTCCTCCACGAAGCCGAAGCCGCTGACGACCCAGCGCTGCGGGCGGCACTCGCCCGCAACCCCTACGAGTCGTGGCGGCAAGCCGTCAACGTCATGCTTGCCCGCCTGCCCAACGATGATGCCCCGGCGGAAGCTGCGCGAACGCTCTACCATACGGCTGCTGAACTGGCGGCCGACCTGCGGCGCTTGGGCGCGGCGCTGTGCGCAGTCGGCGCACGGCGGCTGTGCGAAGGCGATGTGTGGCCAGTGCTCCGGCTGGTGGACGTGTTCGGCTTTCACCTCGCCGTGCTTGACATTCGCCAGAACAGCGCCATGCACGAACGCGCCGTCGGCGAGTTGTTGGCGGCGGCCGGCGGCGACAGCGACTACGCCGCCTGGGACGAAGCGCGTCGCCTCGCTTTCTGGAATGAAGAACTCACCCGCGCCCGACCGTTCGCCCACCCGGACGCGCCGCTCGGCGACGCCGCCCGGACAGTCGTCGGGGCGCTGCGGGTCGCCGCCGAACACGGTAAGACCTACGGCTGGGACGGCCTCGGCGCGTTGATTGTCAGCATGACGCGCTCTACGTCGGATTTGCTCGCCGTCTATGGCCTAGCGCGCGAAGCCGGGCTGACCGTGACAACGCCTGACGGCTTAGTGTGTCCGTTGCCGGTTGTCCCACTCTTTGAAACGCTCGATGATTTGACGCGCAGCCCGGACATTCTGAAGGCGTTTTTGACGCACCCCATGACGCAGCGGAGTCTTGCTTGGCGACACCGCGCCGACCGACCGCCGACGCAGCAGGTGATGATCGGCTACAGCGACAGCAACAAGGACGCCGGCCCGATTGCTAGTCTGTGGGCGCTCTACCGCGCGCAGGAACGGCTTGCCGAAGTCGGGCGCGCGCACGGCGTCGCCATTCGCTTCTTTCACGGTCGCGGTGGCACGCCCAGTCGCGGCGCTGGCCCGACGCACCGCTTTCTAAGCGCCCTGCCGCCGCGCGCTGTATCCGGCGAGCTGCGACTGACCGAACAAGGGGAAACGATTTCGCAGAAATACGCCAACCTCATCACGGCCACCTACGAGTTGGAGCTATTGGTCGCCGGTATGTTCGAAGCCGTGACCGTCGCGCGCCGAACGCCGCTGGCTACGCCGCATCCGCTGGAAGGCGTTCTGGATGATTTGGCGCGATATGGGCGCGACGCCTACCAAGCCTTGTTGCGGCAGCCCGGCTTTCTGGCGTTTTTCACGCACGCGACGCCGCTGGACGCCATTGAAGCGAGTCGCATCGGGTCCCGGCCGGCGCGGCGGACGGGGCAACGGACGCTGGCCGACCTGCGCGCCATTCCGTGGGTGTTTAGCTGGAGTCAGGCGCGGTTTTTCCTACCGGGGTGGTACGGGGTGGGAACAGCGTTGGAAACGCTGGCGACCAGCGATCCGGCGCGGTTTGCCGCGCTGCGGCGGGATGCGCTCCAGTGGTACCCGACGCGCCTGTTGCTGATGAACGTCGGCAGCCAACTGCTTTTGGCTGACGCCGCTTGGATGCAGGCCTACGCCGAGCTTGTTCCTGATGCGACTGTGCGCGCGGACATTTTGGGGAGCATTTTGGCGGAGTTTGACCGGACGCGCCGCTGGGTTGAGACGGTGTTTGGCGCGCCGCTGGCGGAACGTCGGCAGCGGACGGCGTTGACGATGCAACTGCGCCGCGCCGGTCTGGACGCGCTGCACCGGCGGCAGATTGAACTGCTGAAGGTATGGCGCGACGGCGGAGTGCAAGACAACGGGGCGCGCCGCGAAGCGTGCCTGAGGGATTTGCTGTTGACCGTCAACGCCATTTCAAGCGGGCTAAAAAGCACCGGCTAG
- a CDS encoding aldehyde dehydrogenase family protein — protein MPNKKASTAAAKKTAAPPTYANYIGGEWVPAKNGETFANRNPADTRDIIGYFPYSTAEDVDAAVAAAAEAYPKWRLVPPPKRAEYIFRVGEILIRDKEAIAQDMTREMGKILKETRGDTQEAIDMAYFVAGEGRRLYGQTTTSELADKFAMTVRDPIGVCGLITPWNFPIAIPSWKILPAILCGNTVVIKPAEDTPLSAYRFIKAFEEAGLPPGVVNMVTGYGETAGAPLVTHPTIRLVSFTGSTQVGRLIAMQAADKGKKCSLEMGGKNAILIMDDANLELAVEGAVWGAFGTTGQRCTAASRLIVHKKVVKKFTQMLVERTMALRVGDGRDPATDVGPVVNQDQLERVLHYIEIGRTRDQAKLLCGGTRVTDGDLAHGYFIAPTVFGDVAPDAVIAQEEIFGPVTAVIPCQDLEDAIRIANGVGYGLSAAIYTADVNRAFRAMRDIEAGICYVNAPTIGAEVHLPFGGIKGTGNGHREGGLQALDIFSEWKTLYVDFSGRLQKAQITD, from the coding sequence ATGCCCAACAAGAAAGCTTCCACCGCCGCCGCCAAAAAGACCGCCGCGCCGCCGACCTACGCCAACTACATTGGCGGCGAATGGGTTCCGGCCAAAAACGGCGAGACGTTCGCCAACCGCAATCCCGCCGACACCCGTGACATCATCGGCTATTTTCCCTACTCGACAGCCGAGGATGTGGACGCCGCCGTCGCCGCCGCCGCCGAAGCCTACCCCAAGTGGCGACTCGTCCCACCGCCCAAGCGCGCCGAGTACATCTTTCGCGTCGGCGAAATCCTCATCCGCGACAAAGAAGCCATTGCGCAGGACATGACGCGGGAAATGGGCAAGATTCTCAAGGAAACGCGCGGCGACACGCAGGAAGCCATTGACATGGCCTACTTTGTCGCCGGCGAGGGCCGCCGCCTCTATGGCCAGACAACCACCTCGGAACTCGCCGACAAGTTCGCCATGACGGTGCGCGACCCCATCGGCGTCTGCGGCCTCATCACGCCGTGGAACTTCCCTATTGCTATTCCTTCGTGGAAAATTCTCCCAGCCATCCTGTGCGGCAACACCGTCGTCATCAAGCCGGCCGAAGACACGCCCCTGTCGGCGTATCGTTTCATCAAGGCCTTTGAAGAGGCCGGTCTGCCGCCCGGCGTCGTCAACATGGTCACGGGCTACGGCGAAACGGCCGGCGCGCCCTTGGTGACGCATCCGACGATTCGCCTTGTGTCGTTCACCGGCTCGACGCAGGTCGGCCGCCTCATCGCCATGCAGGCCGCCGATAAGGGCAAGAAATGCAGTCTAGAAATGGGCGGCAAAAACGCCATTCTCATCATGGACGACGCTAACTTGGAGCTTGCCGTCGAAGGCGCTGTCTGGGGCGCGTTCGGCACGACCGGCCAGCGGTGTACGGCGGCGTCGCGGCTCATCGTCCACAAAAAGGTCGTCAAAAAGTTCACGCAGATGCTGGTTGAACGCACCATGGCCCTACGCGTCGGCGACGGCCGCGATCCGGCGACCGACGTTGGCCCGGTCGTCAATCAGGACCAACTCGAACGGGTACTCCACTACATTGAGATTGGACGAACCCGCGATCAGGCAAAGCTTCTCTGTGGGGGGACGCGCGTCACCGACGGCGATCTGGCCCACGGCTACTTCATCGCCCCGACCGTCTTTGGCGACGTCGCGCCGGACGCCGTGATTGCGCAGGAAGAAATTTTTGGCCCTGTGACGGCCGTCATCCCCTGTCAGGACCTTGAAGACGCCATTCGCATCGCCAACGGCGTCGGCTACGGGTTATCGGCGGCGATTTACACGGCGGATGTCAACCGGGCCTTCCGTGCCATGCGCGACATTGAGGCCGGTATTTGTTACGTCAATGCACCGACCATTGGCGCTGAGGTTCACTTGCCGTTCGGCGGCATTAAGGGCACCGGCAACGGCCACCGCGAAGGCGGTTTGCAGGCGCTGGACATTTTCTCGGAATGGAAAACGCTCTACGTTGATTTCAGCGGCCGACTCCAAAAGGCCCAGATTACCGACTAA
- a CDS encoding dienelactone hydrolase family protein: MAGQRTELTANNITVAGYLSVPADGGPGVIVLQEWWGLVPHIEAVADRFATAGYTAFAPDLYDGRATTSPDEAGKLMMALNIATTAERLRAVVQALLAHPATQGHPKVGVVGFCMGGQLALYAACENPEIGACVDFYGIHPNVKPDFAKLSAPVLGLFAENDAFVNHEAIAALRNELDRHGKVYEFHVYPGTSHAFFNDTRPEVYHPDAAYDAWDRVQRFFKTHLP; this comes from the coding sequence ATGGCTGGACAACGAACTGAACTGACGGCAAACAACATCACTGTCGCGGGCTACTTGAGCGTTCCGGCGGACGGCGGCCCCGGCGTCATTGTTTTACAGGAATGGTGGGGATTGGTACCCCACATCGAAGCCGTCGCCGACCGTTTTGCAACGGCCGGCTACACGGCGTTTGCGCCTGACCTCTATGACGGCCGGGCGACCACCTCGCCGGACGAAGCCGGCAAGCTCATGATGGCGCTCAACATCGCGACAACAGCGGAACGACTGCGGGCTGTGGTTCAAGCACTGCTGGCCCATCCCGCCACCCAGGGGCACCCCAAAGTCGGCGTCGTTGGTTTTTGTATGGGCGGCCAACTGGCGCTTTACGCCGCCTGCGAAAACCCCGAAATTGGGGCGTGCGTGGATTTCTATGGCATCCACCCAAACGTCAAACCTGACTTCGCTAAGTTGTCCGCGCCGGTGCTTGGCCTTTTCGCCGAAAACGACGCCTTTGTCAACCACGAAGCCATCGCCGCCTTGCGCAACGAACTTGACCGCCACGGCAAAGTCTACGAGTTTCACGTGTACCCCGGAACAAGCCACGCCTTCTTTAACGACACACGTCCAGAAGTTTACCACCCGGACGCCGCCTACGACGCTTGGGACCGGGTTCAACGCTTTTTCAAGACGCACCTGCCGTAA
- a CDS encoding lysophospholipid acyltransferase family protein — protein MLTTESATVNPSAAVRRRIEALAVTAILRGLGVLPHRWARGLGVAAAGILALALPRLRRVGLENLALAFPDLSARARRRLWWGCVANLGRLLGEFSQFPKLHAGNIAELVEYEGFEYFEAARAQGRGVIFFTGHLGAWELSAYAHALYGHPLTILVRPIDNPLVDALVTRYRTGSGNRLLSKHRELRALVAALRRGETVGILADVHVQPQHGVFCEFFGRPASTSPLVARLARRTGAAVVLGYLVWDAARKRHRLIFEPPPALVRTADEDFDVRENTARLTRRWEAIVRRHPDQWLWIHRRWKSQPAAVMSPAVADDATLMTLGND, from the coding sequence ATGCTAACGACCGAGTCCGCGACTGTCAATCCGTCCGCTGCGGTTCGGCGGCGCATTGAGGCGCTGGCGGTGACAGCGATCCTGCGTGGTTTAGGTGTGCTGCCGCATCGGTGGGCGCGGGGGCTAGGCGTCGCAGCGGCGGGAATCTTAGCGTTGGCTTTGCCGCGCCTGCGGCGCGTTGGGCTGGAGAATCTGGCGTTAGCCTTTCCCGATTTGTCGGCGCGCGCACGCCGGCGGTTGTGGTGGGGGTGCGTGGCGAATCTAGGCCGCTTGCTCGGCGAGTTTTCCCAATTTCCCAAACTGCACGCAGGAAATATCGCTGAATTGGTCGAGTATGAGGGTTTTGAATACTTTGAAGCGGCGCGGGCGCAGGGCCGCGGCGTGATTTTTTTCACCGGACACCTTGGGGCGTGGGAACTCAGCGCCTACGCCCACGCGCTATATGGTCATCCGCTGACGATTTTGGTGCGTCCGATTGACAATCCACTGGTGGATGCGCTTGTGACGCGCTACCGCACAGGAAGCGGCAACCGTCTGCTGTCCAAGCACCGCGAGCTGCGGGCGTTGGTCGCCGCTTTGCGGCGTGGAGAAACAGTGGGCATTCTGGCGGATGTCCATGTTCAACCGCAGCACGGCGTATTCTGTGAGTTTTTCGGCCGTCCGGCCAGTACGTCGCCGTTGGTGGCGCGGCTGGCGCGGCGAACCGGCGCAGCAGTCGTCCTTGGTTATCTGGTTTGGGACGCTGCCCGCAAACGGCATCGGCTGATTTTTGAGCCGCCGCCAGCGCTAGTACGGACGGCGGATGAGGATTTTGATGTTCGGGAAAACACGGCGCGACTAACGCGCCGCTGGGAGGCGATTGTCCGGCGCCATCCCGATCAGTGGCTTTGGATTCATCGCCGGTGGAAAAGCCAACCGGCGGCGGTGATGTCGCCGGCTGTCGCCGACGACGCGACTCTGATGACCTTGGGAAACGACTGA
- a CDS encoding DegQ family serine endoprotease, which translates to MTRYQTIVPITRPFQAIANHALHIKTWLAVALLVTAALLGGVGGTAAARWFNPPPPPTPPVIVRPGGASDASLPATGFASVVKATLPAVVNISTTRTTRSQPDLGFEFPFFPDIFGPTPQRRQPITSLGSGVVVRSDGYLLTNHHVIDGAGDIKVTFADGRSLKAKLIGTDPKTDIAVLKVDETNLPAMPLGDSSQVQVGDFALAIGNPFDLGQTVTFGIISALGRGNLGIEAYEDFIQTDAAINPGNSGGALVNLQGQLIGINTAIIARGAQGNQGIGFAVPINMARLVMEQLITKGRVVRGYLGVTLQDLNEALAKQFGVTNQQGVVVTDVAPDSPAAKAGFQPGDVIVEFEGRPVRDLRTLRLTVAQTPPGTTVKLKILRNKAPRELTATLDELPDDQPLAKGTDDADAPRTDTPDGGALAGVMVAELSPAVRSRLNLKGGVIVRAVQPNSAAAEAGLQRDDIILQVNQQPISSVAAFDAAVRQSRGEVLLRIYRGGVNLFLVVPLGRN; encoded by the coding sequence ATGACTCGTTATCAGACGATTGTACCTATAACCCGCCCCTTCCAAGCCATCGCCAACCACGCCCTCCATATCAAAACCTGGCTCGCCGTCGCACTCCTTGTCACTGCCGCGCTGCTGGGCGGCGTCGGCGGCACGGCGGCCGCCCGCTGGTTCAACCCACCACCCCCACCAACCCCACCCGTCATCGTCCGCCCCGGCGGGGCAAGCGACGCCTCACTCCCCGCCACCGGTTTCGCCTCGGTGGTCAAAGCCACCCTGCCGGCCGTCGTCAATATCTCCACCACCCGTACAACGCGCAGCCAACCCGACCTTGGTTTTGAGTTCCCGTTCTTCCCGGACATCTTCGGCCCGACGCCGCAGCGCCGCCAACCAATCACCAGCCTCGGCTCTGGCGTCGTTGTTCGCTCCGACGGCTATCTTCTCACCAACCACCACGTCATTGACGGCGCTGGCGACATCAAGGTGACGTTCGCCGACGGCCGCAGCCTCAAGGCCAAGCTCATTGGCACAGACCCGAAAACTGACATCGCCGTGCTCAAGGTGGACGAAACCAATCTGCCTGCCATGCCGCTCGGCGACTCCAGTCAGGTGCAGGTTGGTGACTTTGCCCTTGCTATTGGTAATCCCTTCGACTTGGGCCAGACCGTCACCTTCGGCATCATTAGTGCCTTGGGACGCGGCAACCTCGGTATTGAAGCCTACGAGGACTTCATCCAGACCGACGCCGCCATCAATCCCGGCAACTCTGGCGGCGCGCTCGTCAACCTTCAGGGCCAGCTCATCGGCATCAACACCGCCATTATTGCGCGCGGCGCGCAGGGCAACCAAGGCATCGGCTTTGCTGTGCCGATCAATATGGCGCGGTTGGTGATGGAGCAGCTCATCACCAAGGGCCGCGTCGTACGCGGCTACCTTGGCGTCACGCTGCAGGACCTCAACGAGGCCCTCGCCAAGCAGTTCGGCGTCACGAACCAACAGGGCGTTGTCGTTACTGATGTTGCGCCCGACAGCCCGGCGGCGAAAGCCGGTTTCCAACCCGGCGATGTCATTGTGGAGTTTGAGGGGCGGCCGGTCCGCGATCTGCGCACCCTGCGCCTAACCGTCGCCCAGACACCGCCCGGCACGACGGTCAAACTCAAGATTCTTCGCAACAAAGCGCCGCGTGAGTTGACTGCCACCTTAGACGAACTGCCCGACGATCAGCCGCTCGCTAAAGGGACGGACGACGCCGACGCCCCCCGCACCGATACGCCGGACGGCGGCGCGCTGGCGGGCGTCATGGTCGCCGAACTGTCGCCGGCCGTCCGCAGCCGACTCAACCTGAAAGGCGGCGTCATCGTCCGCGCTGTCCAGCCCAACAGCGCCGCAGCTGAAGCCGGCCTGCAACGCGACGACATCATCCTGCAGGTCAACCAACAACCTATTTCGAGCGTCGCGGCGTTCGACGCCGCTGTCCGCCAAAGCCGAGGCGAGGTCCTCCTGCGCATCTATCGCGGCGGCGTCAATCTTTTCTTGGTCGTTCCGTTGGGACGCAACTGA